The DNA region TAATAGGGCAAAGTGAGCACACGGTTAGTTAAGGAACAATTaccgaataatataaaaaaaacattggtaaATAAaggagaaaataataaaaaatataactactcAGTCAACAGTGCAGATGTCACACAGAAATATGCCATTTCTCTCATAAGCCGTGCATTTCTCGTGACTCCTTGCTTGAAGGAATTGCATTGGATCCAGTCATCAACCGTTGTTCGTGAATTTCCATATAAACCTCTCCACAAAACATTTCATCATTTTCTTTGTccttaaatgatttaataattttagcatTTTTGGCCGTTTTAGCAATTTTGGTTGTTTTGGTTCTTTTGTTCGCTTTGGTAGTTTCAACATTGCTTTaatctttgttaatattttttcaataatttggtACTTTTAACAAACTTAGCTTTTTGTACCTCCTTTACAGGAGTGCTAAATCCAGCTTTGAATGCTAAATCACCAGCTTTTCCATTTTTATCCCAATTTTGTAGATATGTTAGATCGTTTCTTTTtgcataaatactttaaaatctttaacTAGCAAGGTTTCATTACATAGagacagacaaaaaataataataataaataactaaaaaaaaaacttgtaaaatacgTACCGGGTCAAATTAACACTTGGTAGGCAAAGTGAATACGGTGTCCACTATGCACGTGATCACTTTGCCCAGCGGATACTTGTTGAATTAAACTCGACCTAAAATCAAATATAGAAACAAATTCtctataaaattagaaaatatttcaacaagAAAACATGCATTTTGAAGATAGAATCAAGCCAATACAGTAGTACTATATAAACATGAGTAATTACAGAATAACGTACCTTGAAAATTCGTAAGCAATGTTcactttttaattcttattatttttttcgcaaAGGAATCATGACGGTCTAGTTCTATTTGTCTAAAACTGAAGGACGCGGGGAGTACCTTGTGGGAGCGCACTTGGGGgcgttattttgaaataatggaTGGTATCCGCTCTGCCTGGGCTGGTCACTATGCCCGGCCTTCCCTTTTATAAACacgtaatacattattttagatatCATCAATAGTTTTCGCTTGCCAATTATGACTTTTATAGCAAAAAATGATACATTGGGTtccattattgcaattttcttaGGCATTCAACTGAATCTCCCAAAAGGAATCAATTCTACcgttttgcaatattttttacagatgcTCCGCACTTATTGGTCGTAGCGGGATATTATATGGGCTAAAGCCTTCCTCGATAAATGTGCTATCCAAcacaaaaatagtttttcatttTGAACCAGTATCTCCTGAGATTAACGAGATCAAccaaactcttcagctttatatattagtatagatgtatagataaaaaatgatCGCGAGAAACACATATTTCATGATAAGTTATAATTCTgaagaaatgtatatatttgtataaaaaaaaagttagacaGGAAATTCTATGTGTATTATGGTAACATTTATGACGGGATATCACAATTGAATGCGTATTCGAAATATCGGGTTTTTGCTGTAACTGTTAAGGAATTCGGTGTTAACGCTCAGTATGCAGCTATATACAATTGAATGCGCATATTAATTTAGTGTCTGTACTGTTTATTGCTGAGGAGTTCGATCGTCACGAGCCAAACCTGAGTTCAgcagcatttttttttcacgcagtggaaaccttcagaaaggtaccctgcgatggccgtcctcggcacggatcgaagaggctgcgggatcgtgttgatataacgcatccgcggcctctcccatGCTTTgttccgctcgtggctcggcggagctctcctcagggggcaaagGTAATCCAGCCCctccgcactcctcgctagagcgtacggcagcgcgtggccatcccggctgccgtcctcctcagggccgtctgaaataagacaaGCGAGGCCCCACCttacgcatccacggccccagggttatgccctatcttttaagccccgggcatcggggctgtgggagggccgagacgacgctgacgtcgtctccgccgagcaggatcggcccttttccgttcccgctccgcggtctccttctggaccatgacggtctcacagaagaaGGCtgcggccctccacgccgatgaGTTCAGCAGCTATATCATGGTGGCACAAGGGTAATCACAATGTAATGCGCATATGAAATTTCGTGTCTTTGGTGTTGACTGTTAAGGAATATCCTATTCTGAAGCCAATCCTTCtattttaacgctggaaaaacgcattaagcGTTTCTTCCACGGGAACAATggtgggtatgtggggctcgccggtgtccaaggcgccgagttcgccccgaacatcggaatacctactaaaaaaacctgcggtaccctttccgtcttaacgaggagcgccacaggactacttgcgcatgctaccgtgacttCTGGAGCCCATCCTAGATCAGGCCATGCTTATCTCAAATGTGCTTTGTCATCGGACTGAAACAACGTGTTCTAATTAAGTTTGTAAGATTTGATCGAAACAAACTATTAACTAACAAACATTGACAGTTAAATATTAGCTTGTATAAAATTGTCAACTGCAAAAAGAAATCCTGTACCAGCGTTCTCCCCCAAGaacaagaacaaaacaaaattttattcatccAAGTATGAAGATCTCATAACATGGTTATTCGTAAGTATATCTTCCACATCTGTTCTATTCTATCAGCAACAGTTTCAGCCCCCTTGGACTGAAACTGTTCCTGTTATACCGACACCAAAAGAGGTGCGGCAAGTATCGAGATCCCCTCCCGTGAGGCTTACTTAACTACGGGAGGGGATCCCGACACAGGCTTAAGTATATCCCGACACAGGACCGAAGACCGAAACCttataaaatcacaaatttCAATATCTCTGTACTAATTGCACAAAACAACTATTGTAAAATAGTTTTGtcctttaaaaattataagcataGCAAAACAAAAAGCTTCAAAttgatactaattttatttattactagaagCACCAACAATCTTCCAAAGAAATGgctggttattttttatattcttcaaTTTTTGCAAGCGgaacaaaaccaaaacaagGGTCTTATTAGTTGACACACAAAAGTTtaatcaataacaaaaaataaaataaaccattaGCCATGACGTATAACGTAATTCTTATTTGTCGACGTAATGATGCCgtattggaaaatatttattttatagcccACAAAGCATTAGTTACACGCCAGTGACAACAATTTACGTAACATGTACCTACTACCTGTAATAAAGGATTATTATTGATGAATAAGACATCATATTATGGATGTTCTTTCGCAGCATTATTAAAAGAGTATGGGAATAACTAGTTCAATAATAAGCGTAATGGTTTATGGGTCATAGCCTAGCTTAGTGACCCATGGcctattgtcgtccccactcctaaaacaagctgtacgcttaattggaggggtaaataaaagtattagtaATTCCTAAAAAAGAGGAATTGATagtgtttctttaaaaaaactttcactgtatataatataaattctatatataaaaattgttcaataaattataacattcagttttttatacattattatagtaaactattcattttaatgtaataaaaaaaagaataatggtGATGTTTTTAGTAGTATTGTGGAcgatatcaataattttatttatagaaataattaaaaatagcagagtaataaaaaaaatacattataaatcaatacaattcttacgtgcattataatatatgttgtcTAAGGCGCATCCTCGTAGCGGCGATTATGTAGCGACCCAATTGGCGTCACCATGACGCGGTATTTCAATTTCGACCGTCCAATGGCAACCAACAGCATCATGCAATGGCTGGGGCAGAACTAATTCTAGCCGCAATCTGTAATGCAAGCTTTTGCAACGATGTCATCGACAACCCATTCATTggtatcattaaaatatatattaatgataatgaaaatttcaaattactgtaattataatataatcaattaatcataattttagcGAATCAATTACCACCCGGAAAAATTGTActtcagaatttaaaaaatgaaataaacggAAAACATCTTCGAATAGCTACGTATAACGTAAGTCTAAATATTTAtcgtgttttaattaaaacgtacCGACATCTTTGCTTATCAGTACCACTATTTTAAAGATCAGGTTTCAGATATAACATACATTTGTATATCGTATTACGGAATGTGGAATGaagttttaactttaaaaaactacaattaattacaaatagctAAATTTATACAATGTTGCTCGAAGACCTACATGAACTGAGTTATTATTCAGACTTACAGATCttgattatttttctattttgtcTCAGgtgttaaaaacttaatttaataagttataaaaaaaattggcccTAAATTTGCCGACCTAGGTGCAAGATTATTCAGTATGCTGCTAAATATGTAtaggaatttaaatattaaaaatctaacCTGTCTCCAGAATTACCCGTTGAGTTTTACAAAGAGAAATGAAAATGGCACTATTGTTGGCAAAGGTGTGGCATTCTTCCTTATTAATACATTGCGTGAAAAGTTCAATTTTACCTACGAAATTGTTTTGCCTGAAAGGAATATAGAGCTTGGAGGTCGGAAGCCCGAAGATTCTCTAATAGGTCTGGTTAATAGCAGCGTacgtataaatatgttattacatacttacattgattttttataatgttattatccAATCTAAAATTATATCACATGCGCTCGCTCGTATGCTCGTACTCTTTACgcaatattttgtgtttttattatttctctttataaatattatttatttttgttgttatcgATAGTCCTTTTAACCTTCTGTAACAATAGAAAGCTGGAGGGAGGCGTTAATAGTTGAAactcaaatacaatttttaaatacatatttaaatttataataaaattctcacaaaatattttaattattcatttttataaaatatagaaagtgGACATGGCAGCAGCGTTTGTACCTACATtcttaaaatatagaaaactgGTAACATTTTCCAATGAACTAGACGAAGGTGTGTGGCAAATGATGCTGAAACGACCTAACGAATCCGCGGCTGGGTCCGGCCTTCTAGCACCTTTTGCAACCTACGTTTGGTAATTTTTTCCAATATTCCTACCTAATTAACTTTTGTTAGACAATTACTAATTATGAACAACTGCATTATCCATCACGTCATGTTTGTcaaatacatcaaaatatttataaaattttatgtttataggtATTTAATTCTGGCAGCAGTGCTGTGTTATGGGCCATGCATCACCATCTTAACGTGGATTCGTTCTAAACTAATTAAAGATAATGAACGGCACATTTCTCTCACTCCAAGTGTGTGGTTCGTCTACGGTGCTTTCATTAAACAGGGAACAACTCTAGCTCCCGACGCAAGTAAGTCTTAAGTACCTGGAGTACCGACGTTTGCTCCGCTTTAAtagtaattagttataaaaaaggtttttttttgtggaaAGACTAGGTGTCTATTGATAAACAGAAAAAACAAAACCCTATCCACATGCAAAATTTGATCTCAATAGTTAGCGCCGTTTATATATACGCATATATATGCGTATGCGaaataaatttgattgattatatataaatatatatacctacctaggcaCAATAATTgcttattgaatattataaaatgtgaatTGGGTGGACCATTGATATAGTTTAGCATTCTGTCAATATACAGTTTTCAGTAGTTTATGCTTTTGTAAATTCCTAGTATCCTAGTAATTTAGATGCATTACATGTATTAAAAgtagttaatataaaagtaaatacagagaacttttattttctttaatttacaaTAGGTATCCATTTCCGTTTTACGTCAGAGTTTTTcatagaaaaatttaatattataatatattagttatattttttcaaaaccaTTAATGTTGGAATGTGTTTTGGCCACAAATCACAGTCAATTCCAACATTACGTCCGATGGTATCTTCGCTAATGGTCGCTGTCATTTATCACTCTCTAGTCACACCCCTCCGATATGTACTTTCGTTCACTAAtcacaataatttttaacatgaaaatgattttatttacaaactaatgttgtatatgtatttaaatagagattttttgttttgttttaatgttttcgaATGAATTATCTATATGTTCTATCTATCCAGGAGATAGAAATCCAAGGACAAAATATGCTATAATCTGACATAAATGGTATATTTTCttctaaaaatgaaaaatggtttaataaaaataatagtggtGTGTAAAAACTTTCgttaaaaatgtaacatctcgtcttattgcctctaatggtggttcatttttcgtccaaataatcggaattgcgattcaaaggaaatgctgttagcattcttgccaccattccacgcggtcacgatttatatttgttatatatatatatatcgaccCTTATTGTTATAGATACAACTCGAGTTCTTTTCGCAACATGGTGGTTGTTCGTAATATTGCTGTCTGCGTTTTATACAGCTAATCTCACTGCTTTTCTAACCTTATCTAAATTCACGTTGGATATCGAAAATCCTGAAGATTTATATAAGAAGAATTATCGCTGGGTTGCAGTCGATGGAGGCGCAGTTTTTAATACCATTAAAAATGTGagcgatattttattattctctttATTGTATACTATATCACACTtagcttttataataattatactttaaatttattagtggttttagtagaatttattaaatatctgaaTATTTTTTCACGGAATTTTAAATGGTCAAAACTATGTACAATTTCGATTTTAATACAACAGCCAGAGGAGAACCTTTACTATTTAAACAGAATGTTAGTAAATGGACGAGCTCAGTTCCGATCTGTGAGTAAAAACGAGGACTTTCTACCCATGGTTAATGGAGGGGCGGTCCTGGTAAAAGAACAAACAGCCATAGACAACCTCATGTACGATGACTATTTAAGGAAAACGAGGGAAGGTGTTGCGGAATCAGATAGATGTACTTATGTTATTGCTCCTCATGCCTTCATGAAGCAGCAAAGAGCTTTCGCTTACCCGAAGAACAGCACTTTGAAGACCTTATTCGACAGTGTGTAAGTGAATATTAAGAACGATCAATATGTTCTACACgcaataaagattaaaaaaaaaacaatttttaatttgtataacttacatattttacattttttataatgtctcCTAGTTAAAATTAAGATGATcgcatttaaatcaataaatataatattacgcgGAATATACATAAGAGAAacgaatacaataatacattatacccattcacaataaaatatacatgttataGTAATTTATCATAATTGTAGGCTTTCAAATTTGATCCAGTCTGGTATAGTGACTTTCCTGCAGCACCAAGACCTGCCAAGCACAAAAATTTGCCCACTCGATCTACAATCCAAAGATCGTCAGCTGCGTAACAGCGACCTTTTGATGACCTACCTGATTATGGTCGCTGGATTGGCGGCCGCTATTGCTGTTTTTATTGGCGAGGTTAGTGGTATgacttatagaaataaaattttcaatatcttTCTTTCTTCAATAacgaatacataattttaagtcaatacataaaactttattttacataGCCTATTTAGCAAACGCAATAAgtgttattaaaatcaaaataaattttattcaagtagtttTTACTCGCACtatagaaaacattaaaatcaatcaaaagaTTAAATTCAACCCCTtcagaatataaattttaccgGCAAGTAACTCAGTAGCTATCTAGTTACTATTTTCCGAAAACTAAATTACATagttatcttaattaaataaaatggaaatttatatttacgaaaATCAAAGATTGCTAATTCcacgaataattaaaaaaaaaaaccttattaccTCCTTCGAAAAACCTTCAACTATATAATCATCATCTTCATTCAtataaccaaaatattttagattttcttCAAACGCTGGATCACCAAGAAAAAGAGTAAAGGCGAAAATCCAAAAAGAACAAAGAAGCAAAGAACTAGAGGTTTCCGATTACGGAACTACGACGACACTCACCCTCCGCCTTACGACTCGCTCTTTGGAAATTCAAAGTACAAATTCCATAGTGATTcggaaaaaagaataataaacggCCGAGAATACTACGTCGTGCACACACACAACGGGGACACTCGTTTGATTCCTCTCAGAACACCATCGGCTTTCCTTTATCGATGACATGTAATTTTTATCTGATTAAAATGTCAATGTAAACACATGTATATGTACGCATATTTTAATGACACCTGTCCTGTCTCTTTCTCGCATTCTATTTTGGTTTGAACAATTAAGTCGTTTTGATGCTCAACGTAATGCAGTCAATAGTCACACTCAGGACTCAAATGTAACGTCAAAATTACGAATATTGATATTACAGATTTGTTctcactttaattaaaaaaattgtttttactacTTTCCTTTCcgttaagtgttttttttaaattatttaaattcataacaaaatttttggcataacaatataaagtataatataagtgtCAAACCTTGAGATTGAAAGCGCAGTGTCGAGTTAAATACAACAAGCCGAAGCTAGAGGTATTAAAGTGCCGACTTGGGTTCGCGATGTTAAGGATAAGGTATATAAAATGGCGCATTTTATTACTCCTTAATATACGCAACGATTCGTCGTTACGAGCAATCTGAAAGAATATAGTGACGATCGATCGTTCAAAGATTGCCGCTCACACACGAAACGACCGGTCGTTGTGATTGATCATTTACTTGTTTATAGGAAACGACAAGGACGGGCTACCACAgacagaaaatttaaaaatggaaaacgAAACTATGGCGGTAAATTTGATTCggctacataaaaaaaagaaaacctaGAAAGGTGTAGGCAAAGTGACTATTGAAAAGAAATCAATATTCGCATGTAAATTAAAGGAAGAAAGGCTTAACTCAAAAGACTGGCACAATTATATGAGAATGACGGAACTTACGCACCTGACATTATtgaaattagtataaaaattcGACACCGCTGCCTGTTATTATGATGTTTAGGAAGTAGGAGCAAAGTCTTAAACATAAGTCAaagtattagaaaaaatatttttattaaataatagaccGTTTTCTCAAAATGTTTTGTCGTTCTTTaacagtcaagcacgagatgaattataaacacaaattaaattaagcacatgaaaattcagtggtgcttgcccgggtttgaacccacgatcatgggttaagattcacgcgttctaaccactaggccatctcggcttgtcgTTCTTTTACTGATgcgaaaaatacaaatttgtttgaaataaaacaaaaacttttttttattatatatttttattaactgtgAAAACATTTTCACGTTGCACTAACATTCAAGCCAAGATCAACATCTCatcatattatcataatattttattataaataacgcaATATATTCAcccgtttaatatttaaaacaatgataTATTTCCACTTACGAAACCATAAAATACTTTACATTCAAAAagaaataatcttaaatttcaTATTCCAAATAGTTTATTAATAGCCAACAAAATGTCAATATTTGTCTATGGAACAACAAATGTCATGtcgcataatatatttaaatgataatcaatgaatattaaattcattaaacaggtgaaaataatactttaattacaTAAAGGCTGTGCCTGTATgtacaataatttacaatttgtacataaatacaaaCGAAGGTACACTTTATATATTGAGCAATGACAATTAGTCATTAGtcagtagtaataataatttattgtacatattaataagtattacagctatttattaatatgtaacatCTAATAACCTTAATAACTCTAACAATCTAATTTAATAAGACATTGCTTTTAAATCATCTTTAGACAAATTGGATGGaaattttgttaagaaattatttttttgttaaaggaAAACGATTCTTTCCTTTTACACAAGTCCAAAACGTAAtaccaaatattataattaacaaaattcttataaataaagcgattcttatttcaatttgataaaagtataaaatatattgacattttattaattatttctttgttgattatttcaaaattcatttgtttattacaaTAGCCGAACACACGTACAGTTgtgcaatttattaaaaacaaaaaatattatcaagagGTACAAATGTGGTTTAACATTTTCTAgcgtattacatttttattaatttataattagtaagccacttttaaattatgttttaaatatattttcaataataaatatactatttattaaataattccaaacaatttatatttctaagatATTGCTTTTGCAACAAATAAAGAAGACCTAAGAGCCTCTACGGGTTACCTTCAGAGAAATacagtcaaataaaaataacattatcactgttataataataattatttcgacTGAATCACAAATTAACTTAAGAagtgtgataaaaataataatgttgtttcctagtataattttataaatatataagctactaTGAAAGATAAAAATGCCCACTAATAATTGCAAGAGTTAAATAAAGGCAAAAATCGTACATGCAACACATGCGTCgtacaaacacaaataaaaaaatattgaaacaatattagGCAGGCACGATCAAGTTTGTGCTgcgtaaagaaaaaaataataaagtccgTCTTCATGTTTTTTTGACATCACAAAATGCATACGATCGAATTTTGAATCGTATATAATTGTCATTAATTTTTACCCGCCTTAGACTTATTCAGTCAGCAGTATTTAGAAATTTCTAAACCTTTGTGGCTTAAATTACAACACTTCGTGcatttaatttgtgataatctAATTCAAAATTACCCGCACATACCTCAAACTGATACACAAAAACTCTAGTCATCCATTGCTACTTAAATCTAGGAATCGCCATCACAATTTTAAGTAAGAAAAATGTAATGCTATATCACGGTGAGTTTTTTTCAATgtgaataaagaaatattattttcatataaaaatgcaCACTATATTTGGTGTGATTGCTATTCCTAaggtttatataatacaaagctCGATCCGCTCTATATACGCgtggttattttaaataaactaaaactttttgttaaacatatttatcGGTAGCCAGTATTATTCATAATGCTTATAGAAAACTTAAGAGttgatttaataaatgattttgcTTAAATTACGATGACGACACATCAATATAGTGTTTAAATACGAAcaaagatttacatttaaaccGTAGGAGTAgtactattcaaatattttggctgtttgttattaaattatttatactataaattgcTAAATTATTGCTCGATCGTGAAGGTAGATTGTATTTGGTGTATGCATTAAAcaattatgtatattgaatgacagttaataatttatcatttaattcatattaatagtttagcatcatattaaatatttagaatttgcTTTACTTTTTAGCTTATACGTATTATTTAGTTTCCATGCTAATTTTAACTccctaaaaaatttaaaataacataaaacattgtaaaataCAGATGGATGTATAGTGGGCGCGATAGACCAATCTACaccgaatattaaaaaaaaaaaaaaatctcagggCCAATGTTATATCGTACGGTAcgttttttcgtatttattacgaCACTAAGTAGCTTGTACAACAATACAGCATGTATTTACTTCtttcttttcatttaaatcGGTGCCAAAACAATtcgaataattttcaataatatttcttatttcgaCTTGGTCACGACTCACGCCtacttgaaaaaaaatcaacacgatacattctttttttaaatatgtttcatCGTTCGGCCTAATAATACTGCAAATAAGTTATTACATTGATTGTTTAAAGTCGACGACGCTCGTGAATAGATCACGTTAGATAAGATATAATCATATCAATGTGTCAAGACGCACATTGGGAACTGAATTCATGTCAGGTCAATGACTTTTGTCCTTGGATTCAAATAACGCGAACGTAATTAAAACGTGTAAACGAACGTCATGTTAAATATTgtgttcgatttttttttttcgtttatcgTGTTTTGATAGGCATAGGTATGTGATGTATATATGCCTATAATCACATACCTGTGATTTCTTGGACGTCGATTTTTCTTTTATGCTTTTGTACAAAAAATCCCTTATTTATCACTACGAAACCTAATGCCAGTTTATAAAGTGCAAAGgcttatattaaacataagaaTAGATTGTATATTGTGTAACATTAAAtcagattatatacatattacatgcatatttaaaaaaggaaacatGTTAATTGTacttttgtactattttttaattaaaattatattttgtaaattaaaaacagaaaacaGGACAGATaagtttttatagtatttgtatTTACTAGGCGTAATAATATAAAGGATTAGGCTgtatagaaaaaagaaaaaagaagaaaaataaagcATCAAGTGTGATTCGCTTAAACTATGCCTAATCGTTTATAATATATCGCTTATAAGCTATCAACCCTGACATACTTGTCTTGTagactataaattatattaacacaatTCATCACTATTACcgtaaaaggattttttttttaaatatagaaccaACTTCATGATTTGGTACATTACCTAACACACAGACGTGAAATGCTTATGTCTACGaacacattgtttttttttttttgaaatcttAATTTAGTAAAATGATTCTAATAAAGAATGAAAGTCCATAAGGATATTTCGGAACGAAAAAGAGAAAAATAGTAAGACCACGCGTAAGTAATTTTGATACtaagaaaacaattattatgtattttaaatgttagttaATACTATTTGTGCTGGAGGCTCGAAGGATGAAAATTTTGTACATTTGTCCAAAATTccgtcattttaaaaatttaggtCTATATTTCACGATCAAAAAAAGAAAGATTCACTTATGGAcgtttcatttttcatttatcaattattttatagtatgttAAAGCAGTCCTCAATTAGgagtttttatatgtaatatcagAATACCAAAGTTGAAATTATCTGTAAGGTATAAACATTTttcacataaattaaaaacaaatattattacacaatcatacgtataaatatatatatttttaatgaaaattattttaaatttttcactCGTTGCCAACATGtgtttcattcatttcattcattaaaaataattaactatttatgtgagtgattttatttgtataggtTTGAATTGCACAGCTAATGTGTAATGTGTTGTGGGGGCACTATGCGGCTGCATGTCACACAGCCAGACGCCCGTCTAGCATCGGAGATGGGAGAAGGGACCTGAAAATTAATGTACTTGTAAAACTTgctatgattttataatataaatgattataaatattttatagacatAGATAAACATCTTATACACAATCGACTAAATTACTCATTGCTC from Nymphalis io chromosome 4, ilAglIoxx1.1, whole genome shotgun sequence includes:
- the LOC126781676 gene encoding glutamate receptor ionotropic, delta-2; protein product: MAGAELILAAICNASFCNDVIDNPFIANQLPPGKIVLQNLKNEINGKHLRIATYNNYPLSFTKRNENGTIVGKGVAFFLINTLREKFNFTYEIVLPERNIELGGRKPEDSLIGLVNSSKVDMAAAFVPTFLKYRKLVTFSNELDEGVWQMMLKRPNESAAGSGLLAPFATYVWYLILAAVLCYGPCITILTWIRSKLIKDNERHISLTPSVWFVYGAFIKQGTTLAPDANTTRVLFATWWLFVILLSAFYTANLTAFLTLSKFTLDIENPEDLYKKNYRWVAVDGGAVFNTIKNPEENLYYLNRMLVNGRAQFRSVSKNEDFLPMVNGGAVLVKEQTAIDNLMYDDYLRKTREGVAESDRCTYVIAPHAFMKQQRAFAYPKNSTLKTLFDSVLSNLIQSGIVTFLQHQDLPSTKICPLDLQSKDRQLRNSDLLMTYLIMVAGLAAAIAVFIGEIFFKRWITKKKSKGENPKRTKKQRTRGFRLRNYDDTHPPPYDSLFGNSKYKFHSDSEKRIINGREYYVVHTHNGDTRLIPLRTPSAFLYR